In Alloyangia pacifica, the following proteins share a genomic window:
- a CDS encoding alpha/beta hydrolase, which produces MSWQLTALNTGLRLLAKPRLARTPGPEEAARDLDQHAPLFMRQPRHLLHLRRPGGLHWISAGPCTPRQAIFYLHGGGYISGSPRTHQGVMARLSRLSGVEVCAPDYPLAQEAPFPAAIEAAGAAWERLCGLGYAPGQVVLAGDSAGGGLALSLLAQLCARGEAPAGAVVFSPWTDLAMRGESLRRNARADPFLPMGRIRELVEIVAGGARRDDPRLSPFYADFPGCPPVRLCWGESEILCDDGLRMAARLREAGARVEVETHPLAPHAWPVFDGWIPEARATLRRAARFIQEVLGDTSR; this is translated from the coding sequence GTGAGCTGGCAGCTGACCGCGCTCAATACCGGGCTGCGGCTGCTGGCCAAGCCGCGGCTCGCGCGCACACCCGGGCCCGAGGAAGCGGCGCGCGATCTCGACCAGCACGCGCCGCTCTTCATGCGCCAGCCGCGTCATCTTCTGCACTTGCGGCGGCCCGGCGGGCTGCACTGGATCAGTGCCGGGCCCTGCACGCCGCGGCAGGCGATTTTCTACCTGCACGGAGGCGGCTATATCTCGGGCAGCCCGCGCACCCACCAGGGGGTGATGGCGCGGCTTTCGCGCCTGTCGGGGGTCGAGGTTTGCGCGCCGGACTACCCCCTGGCGCAGGAGGCGCCCTTTCCGGCCGCCATCGAGGCTGCGGGGGCCGCCTGGGAGCGGCTCTGCGGGCTCGGCTATGCGCCGGGGCAGGTGGTGCTTGCTGGCGATTCGGCCGGCGGAGGGCTGGCGCTGTCGCTGCTGGCGCAGCTCTGCGCGCGCGGCGAGGCGCCGGCGGGGGCGGTGGTCTTCTCGCCCTGGACCGACCTTGCCATGCGCGGCGAGAGCCTGCGCCGCAACGCGCGCGCCGACCCCTTTTTGCCGATGGGACGCATCCGGGAGCTTGTGGAGATCGTGGCAGGCGGCGCGCGCCGCGATGACCCGCGTCTCTCGCCGTTCTATGCCGACTTCCCGGGCTGTCCGCCTGTCCGGCTGTGCTGGGGAGAGAGCGAGATACTCTGCGACGACGGCCTGCGCATGGCGGCGCGCCTGCGGGAGGCGGGGGCCCGGGTGGAGGTCGAGACACACCCGCTGGCGCCGCACGCCTGGCCGGTCTTCGATGGCTGGATCCCTGAGGCGCGGGCGACGCTGCGCCGGGCCGCGCGCTTCATTCAGGAGGTTCTGGGCGACACCAGCCGGTAG
- a CDS encoding YraN family protein: protein MSVHPSQMAFDFGRSAPVAAPLPRRPAVEDRLRRRSRGEMSYFAGLAAEEAIARDYERRGYPLLRRRWRGRSGEIDLIFRDGTGFVFVEVKASRSFDQALEHLHCRQIRRLQKSAEEFVGTQPLGALSEMRFDVALMDRHGMIRVIEMAFGP from the coding sequence ATGTCGGTACATCCGTCGCAGATGGCGTTTGACTTTGGCCGCTCGGCCCCCGTGGCGGCACCTCTGCCGCGGCGACCTGCGGTGGAGGACCGGCTCCGGCGGCGGTCGCGCGGCGAAATGAGCTACTTTGCCGGTCTCGCCGCCGAGGAGGCAATTGCACGCGATTACGAGCGGCGCGGTTACCCGCTTTTGCGCCGTCGCTGGCGGGGGAGATCGGGCGAGATCGACCTGATCTTCCGGGATGGGACTGGCTTTGTCTTCGTCGAGGTGAAGGCCAGCAGGAGTTTCGACCAGGCCCTGGAGCATCTGCATTGCCGGCAGATCCGCAGGCTTCAGAAGAGCGCGGAGGAATTTGTCGGCACACAGCCGCTCGGCGCGCTCAGCGAGATGCGCTTCGACGTGGCCTTGATGGATCGCCACGGGATGATCCGGGTGATCGAGATGGCTTTCGGCCCATAG
- the gshB gene encoding glutathione synthase, translating to MKIAFQMDPVGSVNIDADSTFRLAEEAQARGHELFYYGPDDLAYEEGRVTARGHWMSVQRVAEQPAVLGPRTVVDLAEIDVVWLRQDPPFDMHYITTTHLLDRIAPGTLVVNDPFWVRNSPEKLLVLNFPELTPPTTIARDLETIKAFKAKHGDVILKPLYGNGGAGVFRLDQNDRNLSSLHELFTGFSREPLIVQKYLPAVSKGDKRVILVDGEPVGAINRVPAAGEVRSNMHVGGRPEKVALTERDREICATIGPVLKEKGQIFVGIDVIGDWLTEINVTSPTGIQELERFDGVNVAAQIWKAIEAKRA from the coding sequence ATGAAGATCGCCTTTCAGATGGACCCGGTCGGGTCCGTGAACATCGACGCCGACAGCACTTTCCGCCTTGCCGAGGAAGCGCAGGCACGAGGGCACGAGCTGTTCTACTATGGGCCCGATGATCTTGCCTATGAGGAGGGGCGGGTGACCGCGCGCGGTCACTGGATGTCCGTGCAGCGGGTGGCGGAACAGCCGGCTGTGCTTGGGCCGCGCACGGTCGTGGACCTGGCCGAGATCGACGTGGTCTGGCTGCGGCAGGATCCGCCCTTCGACATGCATTATATCACCACCACCCATCTTCTTGACCGGATCGCGCCGGGCACGCTGGTGGTGAACGACCCCTTCTGGGTGCGCAACTCGCCCGAAAAACTGCTGGTGCTGAACTTTCCCGAGCTGACGCCGCCGACGACCATCGCGCGCGATCTCGAGACGATCAAGGCGTTCAAGGCCAAGCATGGCGACGTGATCCTCAAGCCGCTCTACGGCAACGGCGGTGCGGGGGTGTTCCGGCTCGACCAGAACGACCGCAACCTCAGCTCGCTGCACGAGCTTTTCACCGGCTTCTCGCGCGAGCCGCTGATCGTGCAGAAGTACCTGCCCGCGGTGAGCAAGGGCGACAAGCGGGTGATCCTCGTTGACGGCGAGCCGGTGGGTGCGATCAACCGCGTGCCGGCTGCGGGGGAGGTGCGCTCGAACATGCATGTCGGCGGTCGTCCGGAAAAGGTTGCGCTGACCGAGCGCGACCGCGAGATCTGCGCCACCATCGGTCCTGTGCTGAAAGAGAAGGGGCAGATTTTCGTCGGCATCGACGTGATCGGCGACTGGCTGACCGAGATCAATGTGACCTCGCCCACCGGCATCCAGGAACTGGAGCGTTTCGACGGGGTCAACGTTGCGGCGCAAATCTGGAAGGCGATCGAGGCCAAGCGGGCCTGA
- a CDS encoding cold-shock protein, translating into MATGTVKWFNTTKGFGFIAPDGGSKDVFVHISAVERSGLTGLADNQKVSFDIEAGRDGRESAINLELV; encoded by the coding sequence ATGGCAACTGGTACCGTCAAGTGGTTCAACACCACCAAAGGTTTCGGCTTCATCGCACCCGATGGTGGCTCGAAAGACGTTTTCGTGCACATCTCGGCTGTTGAGCGTTCGGGCCTGACCGGCCTCGCCGACAACCAGAAAGTGTCGTTCGACATCGAAGCAGGCCGTGACGGCCGCGAGTCGGCGATCAACCTGGAACTGGTGTAA
- the rsmI gene encoding 16S rRNA (cytidine(1402)-2'-O)-methyltransferase, whose amino-acid sequence MNPERSGLVPGLYLVSTPIGNARDITLRAIDVLRAADVLAAEDTRSLKRLMEILGIPLGERPCLAYHDHNGAKMRPRLMALLAEGKSVAYASEAGTPMISDPGFDLARAAREEGHAVTAAPGVSAVITALTLAGLPTDRFLFAGFLPNAKGARRTALSALRQEAATLAFYESPKRLGAMLADAATTLGGERRAAVCRELTKRFEEVREGTLDELASIYAETPPKGEIVVLIGKGHSEKISDSELEENVLAALGEMSVRDAADYVAQANGIARRPVYQLALKLAKERG is encoded by the coding sequence ATGAATCCCGAAAGAAGCGGTTTGGTGCCGGGGCTCTACCTGGTATCCACGCCTATCGGAAACGCGCGCGACATCACGCTGCGGGCGATCGACGTGCTGCGCGCCGCCGACGTGCTGGCGGCGGAAGACACGCGCAGTCTCAAGCGGTTGATGGAAATCCTCGGCATCCCGCTCGGCGAGCGTCCTTGCCTCGCCTACCACGATCACAACGGTGCCAAGATGCGGCCGCGGCTGATGGCGCTCCTGGCGGAGGGCAAATCCGTCGCCTATGCCTCGGAGGCCGGCACGCCGATGATCTCGGATCCGGGCTTCGATCTTGCCCGGGCGGCGCGCGAGGAGGGGCACGCGGTGACCGCGGCGCCCGGCGTCTCGGCGGTGATCACCGCGCTGACCTTGGCCGGGCTGCCGACCGACCGTTTCCTCTTTGCGGGCTTTCTGCCCAACGCCAAGGGGGCACGCCGCACCGCGCTGTCGGCGCTGAGGCAGGAGGCGGCGACCCTGGCATTCTACGAGTCGCCCAAGCGGCTGGGCGCAATGCTGGCCGATGCGGCGACCACGCTCGGCGGAGAGCGCCGCGCGGCAGTCTGCCGGGAATTGACCAAACGTTTCGAGGAAGTGCGCGAAGGCACGTTGGACGAGCTGGCCTCGATATACGCCGAGACGCCGCCGAAGGGCGAGATCGTGGTGCTGATCGGCAAGGGACATTCGGAGAAAATTAGCGACTCTGAGCTAGAAGAGAACGTGTTGGCGGCACTGGGCGAGATGTCGGTTCGAGACGCTGCCGACTACGTGGCGCAGGCCAATGGGATTGCCCGGCGCCCGGTTTACCAGCTCGCGCTCAAGCTCGCGAAAGAGCGCGGCTGA
- a CDS encoding DEAD/DEAH box helicase: MTFDTLGLRPTLLARLAEQNLTQPTPIQTQAIPEALAGRDVMGLAQTGTGKTFAFGLPIADALLASQTRCAPKSAQALILAPTRELAAQIHDTLSSVLTGAHLRLTLVVGGNSINVQSRKLEKGTHLLIATPGRLIDLMDRGALKLDQVTHFVLDEADQMLDLGFIHALRRIARDLPAKRQTLLFSATMPKQMNEIASAYLNDPVRIQVAPPGKTADKIEQSVVFVETPKRIETLTGLLDDHRDELALVFCRTKHGAEKLSRKLDQAGFAVGAIHGNKSQGQRNRALDAFRKGEMRVLVATDVAARGIDIPDVRHVYNFDLPNVADNYVHRIGRTARAGRDGRAVSFCGVEEMADLRGIEKLIGQQIETLYGERPAEPARAQRSGGGGRGRPGGGKPGGSAGKPSGARRPRGGRGRRSGGGGNTRSKAHASA; the protein is encoded by the coding sequence ATGACATTCGACACGCTGGGGCTCCGCCCCACCCTTCTGGCTCGCCTTGCCGAGCAGAATCTCACTCAGCCGACCCCCATCCAGACCCAGGCCATCCCCGAGGCCCTCGCCGGCCGCGACGTGATGGGCCTTGCGCAGACCGGCACCGGCAAGACCTTTGCCTTCGGCCTGCCGATCGCCGATGCGCTGCTCGCCAGCCAGACCCGCTGCGCGCCGAAATCGGCGCAGGCGCTGATTCTCGCCCCGACCCGCGAGCTCGCCGCGCAGATCCACGACACGCTGTCGTCAGTGCTCACCGGCGCGCACCTGCGCCTGACGCTGGTGGTCGGCGGCAACTCGATCAACGTGCAGTCGCGCAAGCTCGAAAAGGGCACGCACCTGCTGATCGCCACCCCCGGCCGTCTCATCGACCTGATGGACCGTGGCGCGCTGAAGCTCGACCAGGTGACGCATTTCGTCCTCGACGAGGCCGACCAGATGCTCGACCTCGGCTTCATCCACGCGCTGCGCCGCATCGCCCGTGACCTGCCGGCCAAGCGCCAGACGCTGCTCTTCTCGGCCACCATGCCCAAGCAGATGAACGAGATCGCCAGCGCCTACCTGAACGATCCGGTGCGCATCCAGGTCGCGCCTCCGGGCAAGACCGCCGACAAGATCGAGCAATCGGTGGTCTTCGTCGAAACGCCAAAGCGGATCGAGACCCTGACCGGTCTTCTTGACGATCACCGCGACGAGCTGGCGCTGGTCTTCTGCCGCACCAAGCACGGCGCCGAGAAGCTCTCGCGCAAGCTCGACCAGGCGGGGTTCGCCGTCGGCGCGATCCACGGCAACAAGAGCCAGGGCCAGCGCAACCGCGCGCTCGACGCCTTCCGCAAGGGCGAGATGCGCGTGCTGGTGGCCACCGACGTCGCCGCGCGCGGCATCGACATTCCCGACGTGCGCCACGTCTACAACTTCGACCTGCCGAACGTGGCGGACAACTACGTCCACCGCATCGGCCGCACCGCCCGCGCCGGGCGTGACGGCCGGGCCGTCAGCTTCTGCGGGGTCGAGGAGATGGCCGACCTGCGTGGCATCGAAAAGCTGATCGGCCAGCAGATCGAAACGCTCTACGGCGAACGCCCGGCCGAGCCCGCCCGCGCCCAGCGCAGCGGCGGCGGCGGTCGTGGCCGCCCCGGGGGCGGCAAGCCCGGGGGCAGCGCCGGCAAACCCAGCGGTGCCCGCCGCCCGCGCGGGGGCCGTGGCCGCCGCAGCGGGGGTGGCGGCAACACGCGCAGCAAGGCCCACGCCTCGGCCTGA
- a CDS encoding [protein-PII] uridylyltransferase: MTLPPPVSQVPVSETSEFLPDDLIAPALEIFDIAGLRTQVFAALPEEGGESAVRSTVVKILSEAARQSRETIAREFARQPHNAFPVTHAYTWVTDGLVRICFDVATRHLHRNPTPTKGERLSVLAVGGYGRGEMAPFSDVDLLFLTPHKITAWAESVIESMLYMLWDLKLKVGHASRTVKDCLRLGAEDFTIRTAMLEHRYLTGHKPLADELEDKLWNDLFKGTERAFVAAKLEERSDRHRKHGLRYVVEPNVKEGKGGLRDLQSLYWITKYVHHTDDTEDLVRLGVFRPEEYRTFYRAEEFLWATRCHMHLAAGRAVEQLTFDMQVEVADRMGYSDRGGRRAVEWFMQDYFRHATSTGDLTRIFLTSLEAEQQKDAPLLLRMFKRGPNVKDGYEVVHNRLAIVDPIAFLSDKINLLRFFEEGLRTGLLLHPDAMRLVKANLHLIDEDMRNDREAQRIFMDLLLKHGNPERSLRRMNELGVLAAFIPEFEPIVAMMQFNMYHSYTVDEHTIQCIGNLSQIEHGDLTEDLPVASEILREGVNRKVLYTALLLHDIGKGRDEDHAVLGAQIARKVAPRLGLSKQESATVEWLVRYHLLMSDMAQKRDIADPRTVRDFAKAVQTRERLDLLTVLTVCDIRGVGPDVWNNWKAALLRALYRQTRRGLEDGMEALNRENRGNEAKKALREALSDWDAKALRTETGRHYESYWQGLHVTAHEVFAKLLREIKDDEIKIDIHPDEDRDATRACFALQDHPGIFARLAGALSLVGANVVDARTFTSKDGYATAAFWIQDADGSPYEEARLPRLREMIRKTLMGEVRPREAMEQRGKLKKREQAFKVPTSISFDNEGSDIYTIIEVDTRDRPGLLYDLTRTLSESHVYIVSAVIATYGEQVVDTFYVKDMFGLKYFTPSKQKMLERKLREAIAAGAQRAGV; the protein is encoded by the coding sequence TTGACCCTGCCCCCTCCAGTTTCTCAGGTGCCGGTTTCTGAGACGTCCGAGTTCCTGCCGGACGACCTGATCGCCCCGGCGCTTGAAATCTTCGACATCGCGGGTCTGCGCACCCAGGTTTTCGCCGCTCTCCCCGAGGAGGGCGGCGAAAGCGCTGTCCGCTCCACGGTGGTCAAAATCCTCTCGGAGGCAGCGAGGCAAAGCCGCGAGACCATCGCCCGGGAGTTCGCCCGCCAGCCCCACAACGCCTTTCCGGTCACCCATGCTTACACCTGGGTGACCGACGGGCTGGTGCGCATCTGTTTCGACGTCGCCACGCGGCACCTGCACCGCAATCCAACTCCGACCAAGGGAGAGCGGCTCTCGGTGCTCGCGGTGGGAGGCTACGGGCGCGGCGAAATGGCGCCCTTCTCCGATGTCGACCTGCTGTTCCTGACCCCGCACAAGATCACCGCCTGGGCGGAGAGCGTCATCGAGTCGATGCTCTACATGCTCTGGGACCTGAAGCTGAAGGTCGGCCACGCTTCGCGCACGGTGAAGGACTGCCTGCGGCTCGGCGCCGAGGATTTCACCATCCGCACCGCCATGCTCGAGCACCGCTACCTCACCGGCCACAAGCCGCTCGCGGACGAGCTCGAGGACAAGCTCTGGAACGACCTCTTCAAGGGCACAGAGCGCGCCTTCGTCGCCGCCAAGCTCGAGGAACGCTCGGACCGGCACCGCAAGCACGGGCTGCGCTACGTGGTCGAACCCAACGTCAAGGAGGGCAAGGGCGGGCTGCGCGACCTGCAATCGCTCTACTGGATCACGAAGTACGTTCATCACACCGACGACACAGAAGACCTGGTGCGGCTCGGAGTGTTCCGCCCCGAGGAATACCGCACCTTTTACCGCGCCGAGGAATTCCTCTGGGCCACCCGCTGCCACATGCATCTCGCCGCAGGACGCGCGGTCGAGCAGCTGACCTTCGACATGCAGGTCGAGGTGGCCGACCGCATGGGCTACAGCGACCGCGGCGGCCGGCGGGCGGTGGAATGGTTCATGCAGGACTACTTCCGCCACGCCACCTCGACGGGCGATCTCACCCGCATCTTCCTCACCTCGCTCGAGGCCGAGCAGCAGAAGGACGCGCCGCTGCTGCTGCGCATGTTCAAGCGCGGGCCGAACGTGAAGGACGGATACGAGGTGGTGCACAACCGCCTCGCCATCGTCGATCCGATCGCCTTCCTGTCCGACAAGATCAACCTGCTGCGCTTCTTCGAGGAAGGGCTGCGCACCGGCCTGCTGCTGCACCCCGACGCGATGCGGCTGGTGAAGGCCAACCTGCACCTGATCGACGAGGATATGCGCAATGACCGCGAGGCGCAGCGCATCTTCATGGACCTGCTGCTCAAGCACGGCAATCCCGAGCGCTCGCTGCGGCGGATGAACGAGCTTGGCGTGCTCGCCGCCTTCATCCCCGAGTTCGAGCCGATCGTGGCGATGATGCAGTTCAACATGTACCACAGCTACACGGTGGACGAGCACACCATCCAGTGCATCGGAAACCTGTCGCAGATCGAGCATGGCGACCTGACCGAGGACCTGCCCGTCGCCTCGGAAATCCTGCGCGAGGGGGTGAACCGAAAGGTGCTCTACACCGCGCTCCTGCTGCATGACATCGGCAAGGGCCGCGACGAGGATCACGCCGTGCTCGGCGCTCAGATCGCCCGCAAGGTGGCGCCCCGCCTCGGCCTCAGCAAGCAGGAGAGCGCAACGGTCGAATGGCTGGTGCGCTACCACCTGCTGATGTCCGACATGGCGCAGAAGCGCGACATCGCCGATCCGCGCACAGTGCGCGACTTTGCCAAGGCGGTGCAGACCCGCGAGCGGCTCGACCTGCTCACCGTACTCACCGTTTGCGACATCCGCGGCGTCGGCCCGGACGTGTGGAACAACTGGAAGGCGGCGCTGCTGCGCGCGCTCTACCGCCAGACCCGCCGCGGCCTCGAGGACGGGATGGAGGCGCTTAACCGCGAGAACCGTGGCAATGAGGCCAAGAAAGCCCTGCGAGAGGCTCTCTCGGACTGGGATGCCAAGGCCCTGCGCACCGAGACCGGGCGGCACTACGAATCCTACTGGCAGGGGCTGCACGTCACCGCCCACGAGGTCTTCGCCAAGCTGCTGCGCGAGATCAAGGATGACGAGATCAAGATCGACATCCACCCCGACGAGGACCGGGACGCCACCCGCGCCTGCTTTGCGCTGCAGGATCACCCGGGGATCTTCGCCCGGCTCGCCGGGGCGCTCTCGCTGGTCGGCGCCAACGTGGTGGACGCGCGCACCTTCACCTCCAAGGACGGTTATGCCACCGCCGCCTTCTGGATCCAGGATGCCGACGGCTCGCCCTACGAAGAGGCCCGCCTGCCCCGCCTGCGCGAGATGATCCGCAAGACGCTGATGGGAGAAGTCCGCCCGCGCGAGGCCATGGAGCAGCGCGGCAAGCTGAAAAAGCGCGAACAGGCCTTCAAGGTGCCCACCTCGATCAGCTTCGACAACGAGGGCTCGGACATCTACACGATCATCGAGGTTGATACCCGCGACCGTCCGGGGCTCCTCTACGACCTGACGCGCACCCTGTCGGAAAGCCATGTCTACATCGTCTCTGCGGTCATCGCGACCTACGGCGAGCAGGTGGTCGACACCTTCTACGTGAAGGACATGTTCGGGCTGAAGTACTTCACCCCTTCCAAGCAGAAGATGCTGGAACGCAAGCTGCGCGAGGCCATCGCGGCAGGGGCGCAGCGGGCGGGGGTGTGA
- a CDS encoding penicillin-binding protein activator, with product MFALFARARKALRPVAMFATAALLAACDVSTMTDLGSAGSGGPSIDPGQTVRVALLVPQSDPSAAAVARDLENAARLAIADLGNAQIDLAVYDTAGQPTQAAAQAQRAVDEGARIILGPLRGEEAVEASKVVADEGVNVLAFSNNASIAGGNLFILGPTFNNTADRLMGFGTRRGITSVAVLYSQDVPGEFGRTAISQAAARNGVSVVAEQPYELSVEGVTRTAQSMGNIVGSSGAQSVFITSDATNAAMPLLLQLMPENGVNPAVTQYIGLTRWDVAPQLFSYPGAQGAWFTMPDQAMQRNFNARYRGAYGAEPHPLAGLAFDGVAAIGALVAQGRSDALTGRALTQAAGFQGTGGVFRLKSDGTNERGLAVATIQNNQVTILDPAPSSFSGAGF from the coding sequence ATGTTCGCCCTTTTCGCCCGCGCCCGCAAGGCGCTGCGCCCGGTCGCCATGTTTGCCACCGCCGCCCTGCTTGCCGCCTGCGATGTCTCGACCATGACCGATCTCGGCTCCGCCGGCAGCGGCGGTCCGAGTATCGATCCCGGCCAGACCGTCCGCGTGGCGCTGCTGGTGCCGCAGTCCGATCCGTCTGCCGCCGCCGTGGCGCGCGATCTGGAGAATGCCGCGCGGCTCGCGATCGCCGATCTCGGAAACGCGCAGATCGACCTCGCGGTCTATGACACCGCCGGCCAGCCCACCCAGGCCGCGGCCCAGGCCCAGCGCGCCGTCGACGAGGGGGCACGGATCATCCTTGGCCCGCTGCGCGGCGAGGAAGCAGTCGAGGCCTCCAAGGTCGTGGCCGATGAGGGCGTCAACGTGCTCGCCTTCTCCAACAATGCCTCGATCGCCGGGGGCAATCTCTTCATCCTCGGGCCGACGTTCAACAACACCGCCGACCGCCTGATGGGCTTCGGCACCCGCCGCGGCATCACCTCAGTTGCCGTGCTCTACTCGCAGGACGTGCCGGGCGAATTCGGCCGCACCGCGATCAGCCAAGCCGCCGCGCGCAACGGCGTCTCGGTGGTCGCAGAGCAGCCCTACGAGCTCAGCGTCGAGGGGGTGACCCGCACCGCGCAGTCGATGGGCAACATCGTCGGCAGCAGCGGCGCGCAGTCGGTCTTCATCACCTCCGACGCCACCAATGCCGCCATGCCCCTGCTGCTGCAGCTCATGCCCGAGAACGGCGTGAACCCGGCGGTGACCCAGTACATCGGCCTGACCCGTTGGGACGTGGCGCCGCAGCTCTTCTCCTATCCCGGCGCGCAGGGGGCATGGTTCACCATGCCCGACCAGGCGATGCAGCGGAACTTCAACGCCCGCTACAGGGGGGCCTACGGGGCCGAGCCTCACCCGCTGGCCGGTCTCGCCTTCGACGGGGTTGCCGCCATCGGCGCACTGGTCGCGCAGGGCCGCAGTGATGCCCTCACGGGCCGCGCACTGACGCAAGCTGCTGGTTTCCAAGGTACCGGCGGTGTATTCAGGCTGAAGTCGGACGGCACCAATGAGCGTGGTCTGGCCGTCGCCACCATTCAGAATAACCAGGTAACGATCCTTGACCCTGCCCCCTCCAGTTTCTCAGGTGCCGGTTTCTGA
- a CDS encoding TrkH family potassium uptake protein → MSFIYFINGLVCVFFALLMALVALLFPGTGATFGLSAALVGMVGGGVSLSTWSDFHEQNRLLTFLLTSSVWVTAAVAGAVPLWMWGMTPVDAVFEAMSGITTTGSTVMSGLDETPRGVILWRALLQGVGGVGFIVTGIAMLPLLQVGGMQLFRTESSDKGEKELKNAAAFASATLRIYLGLMALCAFVYLIGGMSVFDAITHAMTTLSTGGYSGYDASFGHFTSPFLQWACTVFMLMGALPFAWYLRIVLRGVIRSEQVAAMVKSLIAVITVLTVWLVVDEGMAPFEAATAVAFNVVSVVTTTGYATTDYTLWGPFAAVAFFLLTAVGGCTGSTAGGAKAMRWLLFARALKAKMQTIRAPHSVTAIRYEGARVDEDVMKGVISFMMFYGLTFGAFTIVLDFFGLDFETSASGALTALANVGPGVGPIIGPAGNFASMSDPVKLVLAFAMYLGRLEMITVYVLLTPLFWREVGDLRRG, encoded by the coding sequence ATGTCCTTCATCTACTTCATCAACGGTCTGGTCTGCGTGTTCTTTGCGCTGCTGATGGCGCTGGTGGCGCTGCTTTTCCCGGGGACCGGCGCGACCTTTGGCCTTTCGGCGGCGCTTGTGGGCATGGTTGGCGGCGGGGTGAGCCTGTCAACATGGTCCGACTTCCACGAGCAGAACCGTCTGCTGACCTTCCTGCTGACCTCCTCGGTCTGGGTGACCGCAGCCGTCGCCGGGGCGGTGCCGCTCTGGATGTGGGGGATGACCCCGGTGGACGCGGTCTTCGAGGCCATGTCCGGCATCACCACAACCGGTTCGACGGTGATGAGCGGGCTCGATGAGACGCCGCGCGGGGTGATCCTCTGGCGGGCGCTGCTGCAGGGGGTGGGCGGCGTTGGCTTCATCGTCACCGGCATCGCCATGCTGCCGCTGTTGCAGGTCGGCGGCATGCAGCTTTTCCGCACCGAGAGCTCGGACAAGGGCGAGAAAGAACTCAAGAACGCGGCCGCCTTCGCCTCGGCGACACTGAGAATCTACCTTGGACTCATGGCGCTCTGCGCCTTCGTGTACCTTATCGGCGGGATGAGCGTCTTTGATGCGATCACCCATGCGATGACCACGCTCTCGACCGGCGGCTACTCGGGCTACGACGCCTCGTTCGGGCATTTCACCAGCCCGTTCCTGCAATGGGCCTGCACGGTTTTCATGCTGATGGGCGCGCTGCCCTTTGCCTGGTACCTGCGGATCGTGCTGCGCGGGGTGATCCGCAGCGAGCAGGTGGCGGCGATGGTCAAATCGCTGATCGCGGTGATCACCGTGCTGACCGTCTGGCTCGTGGTCGACGAGGGCATGGCGCCCTTCGAGGCTGCGACGGCGGTGGCTTTCAACGTGGTCTCGGTGGTGACGACCACGGGCTACGCCACAACCGACTACACGCTCTGGGGCCCTTTTGCCGCCGTCGCCTTCTTCCTGCTCACCGCCGTCGGGGGCTGCACCGGCTCGACGGCGGGCGGCGCCAAGGCGATGCGCTGGCTGCTCTTTGCCCGCGCGCTCAAGGCCAAGATGCAGACCATCCGTGCGCCGCACTCGGTCACCGCGATCCGCTACGAGGGGGCGCGGGTCGACGAGGACGTGATGAAGGGGGTGATCAGCTTCATGATGTTCTACGGGCTGACCTTCGGTGCCTTCACCATCGTGCTCGATTTCTTCGGGCTGGATTTCGAGACTTCGGCCAGCGGCGCGCTGACCGCGCTGGCCAATGTCGGCCCGGGGGTGGGGCCGATCATCGGCCCGGCAGGCAATTTCGCCTCGATGAGCGATCCGGTGAAGCTGGTGCTCGCCTTTGCCATGTATCTCGGGCGGCTGGAAATGATCACCGTCTACGTGCTGCTGACACCGCTGTTCTGGCGCGAGGTCGGCGATTTGCGACGGGGCTGA